The following coding sequences are from one Capsicum annuum cultivar UCD-10X-F1 chromosome 3, UCD10Xv1.1, whole genome shotgun sequence window:
- the LOC107862747 gene encoding UPF0426 protein At1g28150, chloroplastic isoform X2, which produces MSSMVLISAAAAASCSTTKWKAAVFGKRLPCRTSPLSATAKPFGFRVNAFFFNPFQEPILKQAVKEPVAFAGGIFAGLLRLDLNEDPLKEWVARTVEASGVTAEEIEASDDQAEEDTTPQQIEIE; this is translated from the exons ATGTCGTCTATGGTTCTGATTTCTGCAGCGGCAGCAGCTTCTTGTTCTACA ACGAAATGGAAAGCTGCCGTATTTGGTAAACGATTACCTTGTCGAACATCACCGTTATCAGCAACTGCTAAGCCTTTTGGTTTTCGTGTCAATGCGTTTTTCTTCAATCCCTTCCAAGAACCCATTCTCAAACAAGCTGTCAAG GAACCTGTTGCCTTTGCGGGAGGGATATTTGCTGGGCTTCTAAGACTTGATTTGAATGAAGATCCTCTGAAGGAATGGGTTGCTAGAACAGTTGAGGCCTCAGGAGTTACAGCTGAAGAAATTGAGGCCAGTGATGACCAAGCAGAGGAGGACACCACCCCACAACAGATAGAAATTGAATGA
- the LOC107862747 gene encoding UPF0426 protein At1g28150, chloroplastic isoform X1 translates to MSSMVLISAAAAASCSTTKWKAAVFGKRLPCRTSPLSATAKPFGFRVNAFFFNPFQEPILKQAVKGSVVEEKLEHGEETRVNFVKIISLEEKEPVAFAGGIFAGLLRLDLNEDPLKEWVARTVEASGVTAEEIEASDDQAEEDTTPQQIEIE, encoded by the exons ATGTCGTCTATGGTTCTGATTTCTGCAGCGGCAGCAGCTTCTTGTTCTACA ACGAAATGGAAAGCTGCCGTATTTGGTAAACGATTACCTTGTCGAACATCACCGTTATCAGCAACTGCTAAGCCTTTTGGTTTTCGTGTCAATGCGTTTTTCTTCAATCCCTTCCAAGAACCCATTCTCAAACAAGCTGTCAAG GGCTCGGTAGTGGAAGAAAAGCTAGAGCATGGTGAGGAAACtcgagtcaactttgtgaaaatcaTCTCTTTGGAGGAGAAG GAACCTGTTGCCTTTGCGGGAGGGATATTTGCTGGGCTTCTAAGACTTGATTTGAATGAAGATCCTCTGAAGGAATGGGTTGCTAGAACAGTTGAGGCCTCAGGAGTTACAGCTGAAGAAATTGAGGCCAGTGATGACCAAGCAGAGGAGGACACCACCCCACAACAGATAGAAATTGAATGA